The Epinephelus lanceolatus isolate andai-2023 chromosome 8, ASM4190304v1, whole genome shotgun sequence genome includes a window with the following:
- the ppardb gene encoding peroxisome proliferator-activated receptor delta b, with the protein MEWFQQTATEQHDRVNGHCKPKSPQDTADVRWTPPEGESGGSDSCGGTSLSELTDLQELKARESEDEEDKEEKEVVPPSKGLKGDQKKKEKESLDQEENNHSKQNSSAATSYTDLSHTSSPSLSEQLRLGREDSTGSGISVECKVCGDKASGFHYGVHACEGCKGFFRRTVRMKLEYDRCERSCKIQKKNRNKCQYCRFQKCLSLGMSHDAIRYGRMPEAERKKLVAGLLAEELNLSKPGGSDLKSLAKQVNTAYLKNLSMTKKRARTILSGKTSSTSPFVIYDMDTLWKAESGLVWSQLVPGAPLTKEIGVHVFYRCQCTTVETVRELTEFAKCIPGFVDLYLNDQVTLLKYGVHEAIFAMLPSLMNKDGLLVANGKGFVTREFLRSLRKPFSEIMEPKFEFAVKFNALELDDSDLALFVAAIILCGDRPGLMNVKQVEQSQDNILQALDLHLQANHSDSVYLFPKLLQKMADLRQLVTENVQLVQKIKKTESETSLHPLLQEIYKDMY; encoded by the exons ATGGAATGGTTTCAGCAAACTGCTACAGAGCAGCACGACAGGGTGAACGGCCACTGCAAGCCCAAATCCCCCCAGGACACGGCTGACGTCAGGTGGACACCACCAGAGGGAGAGTCTGGAGGTTCGGACAGCTGTGGGGGGACTAGTCTTTCGGAGCTGACGGACTTGCAAGAGTTAAAGGCCAGGGAAAGTGAGGATGAAGAGGacaaggaggagaaggaggtaGTTCCTCCCTCTAAAGGCCTGAAAGGGGAccagaagaaaaaagagaaagagagtctGGATCAGGAGGAGAACAATCACAGTAAGCAAAACAGCAGTGCAGCAACTAGCTACACAG ACCTGTCCCATACCTCGTCGCCCTCGCTGTCAGAACAGCTGCGTCTTGGCCGAGAAGACAGCACAGGGTCTGGGATCAGCGTGGAGTGTAAGGTCTGCGGGGACAAGGCCTCGGGCTTCCACTATGGTGTGCATGCCTGTGAAGGTTGCAAG GGCTTTTTCCGACGAACCGTGCGGATGAAACTGGAATATGATCGCTGCGAGCGGTCCTGCAAGATTCAGAAGAAGAATCGTAATAAGTGCCAATATTGTCGCTTCCAGAAGTGCCTGTCTTTGGGAATGTCCCATGATG cGATCCGATATGGACGTATGCCTGAGGCGGAGAGGAAGAAGCTGGTGGCAGGGCTGCTTGCAGAGGAACTGAACCTCAGCAAACCAGGTGGCTCAGACCTGAAATCCTTGGCTAAACAAGTCAACACAGCCTACTTGAAGAACCTCAGTATGACCAAGAAGAGGGCCCGCACAATCCTGTCGGGCAAAACCAGCAGCACCTCG CCGTTTGTGATCTACGACATGGACACACTCTGGAAGGCAGAAAGTGGTTTGGTATGGAGCCAGTTAGTTCCTGGTGCACCCCTAACCAAAGAGATCGGGGTCCATGTGTTCTACCGCTGCCAATGCACCACAGTGGAGACGGTGCGAGAGCTCACCGAGTTTGCCAAGTGCATTCCGGGGTTTGTAGACCTCTACCTTAATGACCAG GTGACTTTGCTGAAGTATGGTGTGCATGAGGCTATTTTTGCCATGCTGCCCTCTCTCATGAACAAAGATGGACTGTTGGTAGCCAATGGTAAAGGCTTTGTGACCAGGGAGTTCCTGCGCAGCTTAAGAAAGCCCTTCAGTGAGATCATGGAGCCCAAGTTTGAGTTTGCTGTCAAGTTTAATGCCCTGGAGCTGGATGACAGTGACCTGGCCCTGTTTGTTGCTGCCATTATTCTCTGCGGAG ATCGTCCCGGGCTAATGAACGTGAAGCAGGTGGAGCAGAGTCAAGACAACATCCTCCAGGCCCTGGACCTCCACCTACAAGCAAACCACTCTGACTCAGTCTACCTCTTCCCCAAGCTGCTGCAGAAGATGGCTGACCTCCGTCAGCTAGTTACTGAGAACGTTCAGCTTGTCCAAAAGATCAAAAAGACTGAGTCGGAGACCTCGCTCCACCCTCTACTACAGGAGATCTACAAAGACATGTATTAG
- the LOC117257784 gene encoding differentially expressed in FDCP 6 homolog isoform X1, with amino-acid sequence MDLRSELLKSIWYGFTALDLEKSGKVSKSQLKVLSHNLCTVLCIPHDPVALEEHFRDDDDGPVSSQGYMPYLNKYILDKVIEGSFIKENVDELCWTLTAKKNYQTDKTSSTVLPEKDAFRLWCLFNFLSEDKYPLVMVPDEVEYLLKKVCMAMSIEFNCVELEDFFSQDSVQQSGITVWVFLEMMNSGKITRGIDKSVVSMAIEEVYREIVGDVLKEGYLWKKGQLRRNWKERWFTLRPSNLSYYTGEDRKDCQGNIVLDGNCCVEEVDEQILFGRSKWIKNALFPVLPDRDGKRCMFCLKTLSKTYEMSASDTKQRQEWTTAIQTAIRLHVEGKTSLHKDLKLKRREQREQREKRRQAKEEELQRLRALQEERERKLAELDLLKEAQKQAQALLEQDEQRRRQQHEQLQRALEIQLQEAEEARVSMQAEMALKEEEAERQRKRIQELEEMQKRLEEALQQEIKARLDEEAFRYAQAGLLAEEEEKMKALMSLQEEQEEYILKTQREKQELKQEMEAKSRALDEAQRQLEEVRANRHRVDQDVVAAQRKLRQASTNVKHWNVQMNRLMRPIGPGEKRPSLGSSYSSFQIPTQRDPGLRLRRRSGSEDQDEESKENVDNRAASDLEKRHSHASNGDMDIP; translated from the exons ATGGACCTGCGGTCTGAGCTGCTCAAGTCCATCTGGTATGGCTTCACAGCCCTGGATCTGGAGAAGAGTGGTAAGGTGTCCAAGTCTCAGCTAAAG GTGCTGTCCCACAACCTGTGCACAGTCTTATGTATCCCACATGACCCAGTTGCTTTGGAGGAGCATTTCAGGGACGATGATGACGGTCCAGTTTCCAGTCAGGGTTATATGCCTTACCTCAACAAATACATCCTGGATAAG GTTATTGAAGGCTCTTTTATTAAGGAAAACGTAGATGAACTTTGTTGGACGCTTACAGCAAAGAAAAACTACCAGACGGACAAAACTAGCAGCACCGTTCTGCCTGAGAAAGATGCTTTTCGGCTTTGGTgcctttttaattttctctctgaAGACAAGTACCCTTTGGTTATGGTCCCTGATGAG gtGGAGTACCTCCTCAAGAAAGTATGCATGGCTATGAGTATTGAGTTCAACTGTGTTGAATTAGAGGACTTCTTCTCCCAAGACTCGGTGCAGCAGAGTGGCATTACTGTCTGGGTTTTTCTGGAGATGATGAACTCAGGAAAGATAACCAGAGGAATTGACAAAAGCGTAGTCAGCATGGCTATAGAGGAAGTTTACAGGGAGATAGTTGGTGATGTCCTCAAAGAG GGTTATCTTTGGAAGAAAGGCCAGCTGAGGAGAAACTGGAAAGAACGCTGGTTCACCTTAAGGCCGAGCAATTTGTCCTACTACACCGGGGAGGACCGCAAGGATTGCCAGGGAAACATTGTTCTGGATGGGaactgctgtgtggag GAAGTAGACGAACAAATATTGTTTGGTCGTTCAAAATGGATCAAAAACGCCCTTTTCCCT GTGCTACCAGACCGGGATGGGAAGAGGTGCATGTTTTGTCTGAAAACTCTCTCCAAGACTTATGAGATGAGTGCCTCAGACACCAAACAGAGACAGGAGTGGACTACAG CGATTCAAACTGCTATCAGGCTGCACGTGGAGGGGAAAACGTCCCTCCACAAAGATTTGAAGCTGAAGCGACGGGAACAGCGTGAGCAGCGGGAGAAGAGACGGCAGgccaaggaggaggagctgcaaaGGCTGCGCGCCCTGCAGGAGGAACGGGAGCGTAAGCTGGCCGAGCTGGATCTCCTGAAAGAGGCGCAAAAGCAGGCTCAGGCCCTCCTGGAGCAGGACGAGCAGAGGAGGCGCCAGCAGCATGAACAGCTCCAGCGGGCTCTGGAGATTCAGCTGCAAGAGGCTGAGGAG GCTCGGGTCAGTATGCAGGCAGAGATGGctctgaaagaggaggaggccgagaggcagaggaagaggatccaggagctggaggagatgCAGAAGCGTTTGGAGGAGGCGCTGCAGCAGGAGATCAAAGCCAGGCTGGATGAGGAGGCCTTCCGCTATGCTCAAGCAGG gttactggctgaggaggaggagaaaatgaaGGCCCTAATGAGCCTgcaggaggaacaggaggagtaCATCCTGAAGACGCAGAGGGAGAAGCAGGAGCTGAAACAGGAAATGGAGGCCAAGTCCCGGGCCCTGGATGAGGCGCAGAGGCAGCTGGAGGAGGTCCGCGCCAACCGGCACAGGGTTGACCAGGATGTTGTG GCTGCCCAGAGGAAACTTCGCCAAGCAAGCACCAACGTCAAACATTGGAACGTCCAGATGAACAGATTAATGCGACCAATCGGACCAGGCG AGAAGCGACCATCGCTGGGAAGCTCCTACTCCAGCTTCCAGATCCCGACACAGAGAGATCCCGGGCTGCGTCTAAGAAGGAGATCAGGATCAGAGGACCAGGACGAGGAGAGCAAAGAAAACGTTGACAACAGAGCTGCAAGTGATCTAGAGAAACGTCACTCCCATGCCTCTAACGGAGACATGGACATCCCCTAA
- the LOC117257784 gene encoding differentially expressed in FDCP 6 homolog isoform X2, translating into MDLRSELLKSIWYGFTALDLEKSGKVSKSQLKVLSHNLCTVLCIPHDPVALEEHFRDDDDGPVSSQGYMPYLNKYILDKVIEGSFIKENVDELCWTLTAKKNYQTDKTSSTVLPEKDAFRLWCLFNFLSEDKYPLVMVPDEVEYLLKKVCMAMSIEFNCVELEDFFSQDSVQQSGITVWVFLEMMNSGKITRGIDKSVVSMAIEEVYREIVGDVLKEGYLWKKGQLRRNWKERWFTLRPSNLSYYTGEDRKDCQGNIVLDGNCCVEVLPDRDGKRCMFCLKTLSKTYEMSASDTKQRQEWTTAIQTAIRLHVEGKTSLHKDLKLKRREQREQREKRRQAKEEELQRLRALQEERERKLAELDLLKEAQKQAQALLEQDEQRRRQQHEQLQRALEIQLQEAEEARVSMQAEMALKEEEAERQRKRIQELEEMQKRLEEALQQEIKARLDEEAFRYAQAGLLAEEEEKMKALMSLQEEQEEYILKTQREKQELKQEMEAKSRALDEAQRQLEEVRANRHRVDQDVVAAQRKLRQASTNVKHWNVQMNRLMRPIGPGEKRPSLGSSYSSFQIPTQRDPGLRLRRRSGSEDQDEESKENVDNRAASDLEKRHSHASNGDMDIP; encoded by the exons ATGGACCTGCGGTCTGAGCTGCTCAAGTCCATCTGGTATGGCTTCACAGCCCTGGATCTGGAGAAGAGTGGTAAGGTGTCCAAGTCTCAGCTAAAG GTGCTGTCCCACAACCTGTGCACAGTCTTATGTATCCCACATGACCCAGTTGCTTTGGAGGAGCATTTCAGGGACGATGATGACGGTCCAGTTTCCAGTCAGGGTTATATGCCTTACCTCAACAAATACATCCTGGATAAG GTTATTGAAGGCTCTTTTATTAAGGAAAACGTAGATGAACTTTGTTGGACGCTTACAGCAAAGAAAAACTACCAGACGGACAAAACTAGCAGCACCGTTCTGCCTGAGAAAGATGCTTTTCGGCTTTGGTgcctttttaattttctctctgaAGACAAGTACCCTTTGGTTATGGTCCCTGATGAG gtGGAGTACCTCCTCAAGAAAGTATGCATGGCTATGAGTATTGAGTTCAACTGTGTTGAATTAGAGGACTTCTTCTCCCAAGACTCGGTGCAGCAGAGTGGCATTACTGTCTGGGTTTTTCTGGAGATGATGAACTCAGGAAAGATAACCAGAGGAATTGACAAAAGCGTAGTCAGCATGGCTATAGAGGAAGTTTACAGGGAGATAGTTGGTGATGTCCTCAAAGAG GGTTATCTTTGGAAGAAAGGCCAGCTGAGGAGAAACTGGAAAGAACGCTGGTTCACCTTAAGGCCGAGCAATTTGTCCTACTACACCGGGGAGGACCGCAAGGATTGCCAGGGAAACATTGTTCTGGATGGGaactgctgtgtggag GTGCTACCAGACCGGGATGGGAAGAGGTGCATGTTTTGTCTGAAAACTCTCTCCAAGACTTATGAGATGAGTGCCTCAGACACCAAACAGAGACAGGAGTGGACTACAG CGATTCAAACTGCTATCAGGCTGCACGTGGAGGGGAAAACGTCCCTCCACAAAGATTTGAAGCTGAAGCGACGGGAACAGCGTGAGCAGCGGGAGAAGAGACGGCAGgccaaggaggaggagctgcaaaGGCTGCGCGCCCTGCAGGAGGAACGGGAGCGTAAGCTGGCCGAGCTGGATCTCCTGAAAGAGGCGCAAAAGCAGGCTCAGGCCCTCCTGGAGCAGGACGAGCAGAGGAGGCGCCAGCAGCATGAACAGCTCCAGCGGGCTCTGGAGATTCAGCTGCAAGAGGCTGAGGAG GCTCGGGTCAGTATGCAGGCAGAGATGGctctgaaagaggaggaggccgagaggcagaggaagaggatccaggagctggaggagatgCAGAAGCGTTTGGAGGAGGCGCTGCAGCAGGAGATCAAAGCCAGGCTGGATGAGGAGGCCTTCCGCTATGCTCAAGCAGG gttactggctgaggaggaggagaaaatgaaGGCCCTAATGAGCCTgcaggaggaacaggaggagtaCATCCTGAAGACGCAGAGGGAGAAGCAGGAGCTGAAACAGGAAATGGAGGCCAAGTCCCGGGCCCTGGATGAGGCGCAGAGGCAGCTGGAGGAGGTCCGCGCCAACCGGCACAGGGTTGACCAGGATGTTGTG GCTGCCCAGAGGAAACTTCGCCAAGCAAGCACCAACGTCAAACATTGGAACGTCCAGATGAACAGATTAATGCGACCAATCGGACCAGGCG AGAAGCGACCATCGCTGGGAAGCTCCTACTCCAGCTTCCAGATCCCGACACAGAGAGATCCCGGGCTGCGTCTAAGAAGGAGATCAGGATCAGAGGACCAGGACGAGGAGAGCAAAGAAAACGTTGACAACAGAGCTGCAAGTGATCTAGAGAAACGTCACTCCCATGCCTCTAACGGAGACATGGACATCCCCTAA